The Gemmatimonadota bacterium genome contains the following window.
AGCACTCCCGGGTCGCCCACACCCTTACCGAAGCGCGCGTACGCTCGCCGCGCGTGCCGAGCTCCCTCCTCCGTCAGCGGGACCACCTCGACGTCCAGGCGCATGAGCCACGCGTCCAGCGCCACGTCCGCCTCGGGTCCCTTTCGCGCCAGTAGGACAGCCGATGTCTCCACCAATGTTGGTGCGCCAACGAGGCGGATCGGCGCAGAAGCGATCGCCTGCGCCAGGCGGCGGGAGTCGGCTTCGCCGAGAAGCAAGGCCACGAGCGCAGAGGAATCCAGGACCATCTGCGATCAGGACGGGATCCCGAAGGTATCGTATCCGAGTATCTCCTCGGCGGTCCTGGTATCTCGGTCCGGAAGTCCGGCGAGGAATCGCTGGATTTCCTCGATTGCGGCCAGTAGGTCCGGATCGGGACTCGCTCGGTCCAGAGACGCGAGGCGCAGGCGCAGCGCCTCCGTGACCGCGCGCGTGAGCGTCTCCCCGGTACGATTCGCCAACTCGCGGGCAAGCCGATGCGTCTCGGGGTTCTTAATGTTCATACTCATGGTAGAAAAGATTCTACCATTCTACCTTCGCGTCAAGGTTGCGCGAGAACGCGAACTCAAGGGCCGACTACGATCCTGCGTCTCCGGCGCCGATGTTACGCACGTTCAAGACTCCCTCCCTCGCTTCGCGCATCTAGAATCCTTCCTCTGCAAGGGAGCACCTCACGATGCGCGTCCCCCATTCCAAGACGACCCTGTCGGCGGCGATGGCCGTATCGCTCGCCTTCGTCGTCAACTCGTGCGCGGCGGCTGTGACCCCCGCGCAGCAACCGGCGGCACCGTCGACCGAGACCGTGGACGAGAGCCGGCTCCGCCAGCACGTGGAGTTCCTCGCGTCCGACGAGCTCGGGAGCCGACACTCCTTCGATCCGGGGAGCAGGATCGCCGCGCGCTATCTGGCCGAGGCTCTGCGTTCGTACGGCTACCGCGGGGGGGCGCCGGACGGTTCGTTCCTGCAGCCGATTCCGCTCGACTCGGGTTCGGTGGATGGGGCGAACGCGTACCTGGCGTTAGGCGCGCCGGACGGCGCAAGGAGGCTGCCGTTCGTCGAGGCGTACATGCTGGAGACGCCCGCGACCGTCCCGGAGCGACTCGAGGCTGATCTGGTCTTCGTGGGCTACGGGATCTCGGCGCCGGAGCACGGCCACGACGATTTCGCGGAGGTAGACGTCGCGGGCACGATCGCCGTGGCGGTAAAGGGACGGCCCGCGGCACTGGAGAACACCGAGCTGCCCCGCGGAGCGGAGGGAAACGCGGCCCTGGCCAGCCGCGGCGCGCTGGGGCTCATCGTCATCTCGGAGGGACTGCTCTCCTCCTACGAGCGCTTCACACATGGGGCCCTCGACCGACGCATCATGCGGATCCCGAACACGACGCCCGAGCCCGCTTTCCAGGTGATCCAGGCCGGGCCGCCGCTCGTAGAGGCGCTGTCGGCGATCCTCGGAATCGAAAAGAGTGCACTCGCCTCACCCGGCGGACGCGTGTTCACGCCCCGACGCCTGAGCGAGCGGATCAGGGTCGAGACCCCTCTGCGCATGGTCCGGCGCGCGGGAGCGTACAACGTGATCGGTATCCTGGACGGGCAGGAGGGCGGCGACTTCGTCGGGCTCACCGCCCACTACGACCATCTGCCGCGGTGGGCCGATGGCACCGTGAACAACGGCGCCGACGACAACGCGTCGGGTACCGCGGCGGTGCTGGAAGCGGCGCGCGTTGTTGCCGCCGCCGGCGCGCCCGAGCGTTCGGCGCTCGTGATATTCTTCGGCGCGGAGGAGCTGGACCTGAGCGGCTCCGAGTACCTGACCCGGTTTGCACCGCCGATGCCCATCGAAAGAATCCGAGCGGTCCTCAACGCCGACATGGTGGGCCGCAGTCGCACCCCGGCCGACACCGCGCGCGTGTTCCCAGAGCTTTCGGCCCCGGGCGAAGTGTACGCGCTCACCGCCGACCCTCCGACGTCACCCCTCCGCACGGCGCTCGCGGCCGCGGCCCGCAAGCACGGCCTGGCGCTCGACTTCACCTTCGGGTCCAGGAGCTTCGTCTTCAGGTGGTCGGATCACTACAGCTTCCACAAACGGGGAGTCCCGGTCCTGTATCTGTACACGGGCCACCACCAACAGTACCATGAGCCGACGGACGATCCGGACATGTTGGACTGGGACAAGCTGGCCCGGATCGCTGCGCTCATCGCCGAAACCGGTCACACGCTTCTCAACCCCAGGGAGTAGTGACCGGGTCGCGGCACGGCGCCCGCGGCGAGGGACGACCCGGCTAGCCGGCCGCGCGCGGCCCGGGCGTACGGTCGATCTTTGGAGGTGTTGCTGGTGGCGCGAGAACTGGGGTGCGATTCGGGCTTCGGCCGTACCGTTCGGCGGCGGGTGGCCGGCTCGATATCGCTGTTCGAGTCGGAGTTTCCGCCCGACACCGAGATCCCCTCGCACTATCACCCGGACGCGACCATCTGCCTCGTGCTGGAGGGCGGCTACCACGAGCGCTTCCCAGGCACGTCGTTTCTTTGCGGTCCCGGCACGCTCGTGGTGAAGGTGGCCGGAGAGGTCCACACCGATCTCTTCACGCGGGACGGGGCACGCTGCTTCAGCGTGAGCCTTTCCGGCGCGACCCTCGAGCACTGGGTGACCGTTGCGGATGCACCCGATTTGTCGCCCTCACGCCAGTGCGCCCCCAGCCGCTTCGCGTTCGAGCTCTACGGCCGATTTCGCGCCGGCGCGGCTGACCTCGCGGCAGAGGCGGAGGAGCTGACACTGGCCCTTCTGGATGACCTCGCGGACCGGTCGTCTGTATCCTCGACGGGTCGCCCACCACTCTGGCTCGGCAGCGTCCGGGAAAGGGTGCACGAGGAGTTCACTTCGGTGCCGGCGCTGGAGGAGTTGGCGCGAAGCGCGGGCGTACACCGCGTTCATCTCGCGCGAGAATTCCGTCGTCATTTCGGTTGCACCGTCGGTCAGTACGCCCGGCGCCGCCGCCTCGAGTTCGCCTGCACGC
Protein-coding sequences here:
- a CDS encoding M20/M25/M40 family metallo-hydrolase codes for the protein MRVPHSKTTLSAAMAVSLAFVVNSCAAAVTPAQQPAAPSTETVDESRLRQHVEFLASDELGSRHSFDPGSRIAARYLAEALRSYGYRGGAPDGSFLQPIPLDSGSVDGANAYLALGAPDGARRLPFVEAYMLETPATVPERLEADLVFVGYGISAPEHGHDDFAEVDVAGTIAVAVKGRPAALENTELPRGAEGNAALASRGALGLIVISEGLLSSYERFTHGALDRRIMRIPNTTPEPAFQVIQAGPPLVEALSAILGIEKSALASPGGRVFTPRRLSERIRVETPLRMVRRAGAYNVIGILDGQEGGDFVGLTAHYDHLPRWADGTVNNGADDNASGTAAVLEAARVVAAAGAPERSALVIFFGAEELDLSGSEYLTRFAPPMPIERIRAVLNADMVGRSRTPADTARVFPELSAPGEVYALTADPPTSPLRTALAAAARKHGLALDFTFGSRSFVFRWSDHYSFHKRGVPVLYLYTGHHQQYHEPTDDPDMLDWDKLARIAALIAETGHTLLNPRE
- a CDS encoding type II toxin-antitoxin system VapC family toxin, giving the protein MVLDSSALVALLLGEADSRRLAQAIASAPIRLVGAPTLVETSAVLLARKGPEADVALDAWLMRLDVEVVPLTEEGARHARRAYARFGKGVGDPGVLNYGDCLSYGVAMAMRQPLLFKGDDFSRTDVEVAAY
- a CDS encoding type II toxin-antitoxin system VapB family antitoxin, which codes for MSMNIKNPETHRLARELANRTGETLTRAVTEALRLRLASLDRASPDPDLLAAIEEIQRFLAGLPDRDTRTAEEILGYDTFGIPS
- a CDS encoding AraC family transcriptional regulator, which produces MARELGCDSGFGRTVRRRVAGSISLFESEFPPDTEIPSHYHPDATICLVLEGGYHERFPGTSFLCGPGTLVVKVAGEVHTDLFTRDGARCFSVSLSGATLEHWVTVADAPDLSPSRQCAPSRFAFELYGRFRAGAADLAAEAEELTLALLDDLADRSSVSSTGRPPLWLGSVRERVHEEFTSVPALEELARSAGVHRVHLAREFRRHFGCTVGQYARRRRLEFACTRLRAGEVDLSCTAIAAGYADQAHMTRDFRRGLRMTPGQFRSRFRWTG